A single window of Leptospira koniambonensis DNA harbors:
- the gspN gene encoding type II secretion system protein GspN — MARPKKIEIEEEDELISNEEEEFLTMELEELPPDGLEEEDTPRFSLKQKLILIGSGLSSFLLFLILLFPYENIVRQLMNSSSGQPSSIFFNELSVSVLLGKVSVESMEIMGQSFKIRSKNAHIKAGLFSLLRKKVNGDFEIEDLEIDYDNQTLGTIGELEGHLQLDSLVVPASRFGGAFSLKMPEGKFGSFPNLPDFPFIGKIENFFINKILITSRIDQGMVEFEEFVIDTSVARLDLHGNIRLSDSFPNSQLNLKVCFELERNFASAAENQIIVGSLDLLEKGGNGKCIPITGSFQRPEFKIPGLNSPAGLPGSPAP, encoded by the coding sequence ATGGCACGCCCAAAAAAGATAGAAATAGAAGAAGAGGATGAACTAATTTCCAATGAGGAAGAAGAATTCCTCACCATGGAATTGGAGGAATTACCTCCAGACGGATTAGAAGAGGAGGATACTCCTAGATTCTCCCTCAAACAAAAACTAATCTTAATAGGAAGTGGGCTTAGTTCCTTTCTTCTTTTTTTGATCCTATTATTCCCGTACGAAAATATTGTCCGCCAATTAATGAATTCTTCTTCCGGACAACCAAGCAGTATATTTTTTAACGAACTCTCAGTCTCAGTTCTGCTCGGAAAAGTTTCCGTCGAATCGATGGAGATCATGGGACAATCATTCAAGATTAGATCCAAGAATGCCCATATCAAAGCTGGACTTTTTTCTTTACTACGAAAAAAGGTAAACGGTGATTTCGAGATAGAAGATTTAGAAATAGACTATGACAATCAAACTCTAGGGACCATAGGAGAGTTAGAAGGTCACCTGCAATTAGACTCTCTGGTTGTCCCAGCTAGCAGATTTGGCGGAGCATTCTCTCTTAAAATGCCGGAAGGAAAATTCGGATCTTTTCCGAATCTTCCTGATTTTCCTTTTATAGGAAAAATAGAAAACTTTTTCATAAATAAGATACTAATCACTTCCAGAATTGACCAAGGAATGGTAGAGTTCGAAGAATTTGTAATAGATACATCCGTTGCAAGATTGGATCTTCACGGAAATATCAGACTTTCAGATTCATTTCCCAATTCTCAATTAAATCTAAAAGTTTGTTTCGAGTTAGAAAGGAATTTCGCCTCTGCTGCAGAAAACCAGATCATTGTAGGGTCCTTGGATCTTTTAGAAAAAGGTGGAAATGGGAAATGTATCCCAATTACAGGAAGTTTCCAAAGACCTGAATTCAAAATTCCAGGTTTGAACTCTCCTGCTGGTTTACCTGGCAGCCCAGCACCTTAA
- a CDS encoding cell division FtsA domain-containing protein: MFLYEKFLTVDYGTNSVKGVLFQRVAGNLTLLRAETMPISRMEEKEYETNILRFINTYFAEEHAIVLSLSLDRLFVREISIPLTTEKAVREVIPFEIESRVPFPMETVEVLGSVWRIDQDKSDVITYTSHHSEFDTLAYPFLESSLVFRGIFVDSVCLGSVISKHLHKEIQFANIAQLDIGGKKSILNVTKDGKIAHTRFLSVGGDTLTEEISKALKIPKDKAEALKTSIQFEPFHSPEDGLNLFAKEYKLKVADIKKAFAIAQEFFTSLSEEVRRSFLSLEETERPEVVYLSGEGSKVRDLESFIGENLGIQARRYDFLSADPDRFATCYGMAYHLIQSKKTKIDFLETPYVKRLNKNLFDISIFKPHIILGSVSFVLLIGVFFLGIISDKRKLAAANKILAEKVKSSTGSSVPSNRDPIEFAKSLRDGAERKTELYRKYLSKPSVLDVLHEISLKFPDPGMQPFLFQSITYDNGTVSIQGAVNEISEIGKVQDSLARSSMFKTVKLESNRPNFGLKTYKVSFVIKMEVSSKIEEND, translated from the coding sequence ATGTTCTTATACGAAAAGTTTTTAACCGTAGATTACGGTACAAATTCTGTAAAAGGTGTTCTGTTCCAAAGAGTGGCAGGGAACCTAACTTTGCTTCGAGCAGAGACCATGCCCATCTCCAGAATGGAAGAAAAGGAGTATGAAACAAATATACTTCGTTTTATTAACACATATTTCGCAGAAGAACATGCAATCGTACTTTCTCTTTCCCTAGATCGACTTTTTGTAAGAGAGATCTCCATTCCATTAACTACGGAAAAAGCAGTTAGAGAAGTAATTCCTTTCGAAATAGAAAGTAGAGTTCCTTTCCCAATGGAAACTGTAGAGGTCCTAGGCTCAGTTTGGAGAATAGACCAAGACAAGTCAGACGTAATTACTTATACTTCTCATCATTCAGAGTTTGATACATTAGCTTATCCTTTTTTAGAATCCAGCCTAGTGTTCCGCGGGATCTTCGTTGATTCAGTATGTTTGGGTTCTGTTATTTCCAAACATTTACATAAAGAGATACAGTTCGCGAATATTGCTCAGTTAGACATAGGTGGTAAAAAATCCATCTTGAACGTAACCAAGGATGGAAAGATAGCGCATACACGTTTTCTTTCCGTAGGTGGAGATACTCTTACTGAAGAAATTTCGAAAGCCTTAAAGATCCCTAAAGATAAAGCAGAAGCTTTAAAGACTAGCATACAATTCGAACCATTTCATTCGCCTGAAGACGGCTTGAACTTATTCGCAAAAGAATACAAACTCAAAGTTGCAGATATCAAAAAGGCATTTGCAATCGCTCAAGAATTTTTCACATCCTTAAGCGAAGAAGTTCGCAGAAGTTTCCTTTCATTAGAAGAAACTGAAAGACCTGAAGTAGTTTATCTTTCTGGAGAAGGAAGTAAGGTTAGAGACTTAGAATCCTTTATTGGAGAAAATCTTGGGATCCAAGCCCGAAGATACGATTTCTTAAGCGCAGATCCGGACAGATTCGCCACCTGCTATGGGATGGCCTATCATCTAATCCAATCTAAAAAAACTAAAATAGATTTTTTAGAAACTCCTTATGTAAAAAGGCTAAACAAGAACTTATTCGATATAAGTATATTCAAACCTCATATTATCTTAGGTTCAGTCTCTTTTGTACTTTTGATCGGAGTATTTTTCTTAGGAATTATTTCTGATAAAAGAAAACTTGCCGCAGCCAATAAGATCCTAGCTGAAAAAGTAAAATCTAGCACTGGGTCCAGTGTACCTTCTAATAGAGATCCTATAGAATTTGCAAAAAGCCTAAGAGATGGCGCAGAAAGAAAAACCGAACTTTATAGAAAGTATCTATCTAAGCCGAGTGTGTTGGACGTACTACATGAGATTTCTTTAAAGTTTCCTGATCCAGGAATGCAACCTTTCTTATTCCAAAGTATAACTTACGATAACGGCACGGTTTCTATCCAAGGCGCAGTAAACGAAATTTCAGAAATCGGAAAAGTACAAGATTCTTTGGCCCGATCGTCAATGTTCAAAACCGTAAAATTAGAAAGTAACCGCCCGAACTTCGGACTCAAAACGTATAAAGTTTCCTTTGTGATTAAAATGGAGGTGTCCTCTAAAATCGAAGAAAACGATTAA
- a CDS encoding general secretion pathway protein GspK — translation MNSGLGLKGRRFSRRRGAIVMLLVGGIGVAALTTTLDFAERSMAEYKISQGEMSGFKASLLAKAGFQGALAALRKIPEEQLYQSGIGLNPPPVPMGGGWIYYKIQGEDGKINLNSIFNADTKELNLRNQEMAQRLLERLGMKRDLFNPVIDWLDDDSQGNFEISYYEKLTPPRKIKNAYMYSLSELTSVKGFDPKLVYGSQKPPDYEQKYSKDFMSDEEKSLIGESDFVLANNLTAFVPFQRNYDDRINLNAAPYFVLMSLSDFMNRQSVLQIMKMKIKKGGYLKEIKDLETIPEFQVPSVGGLSLYKELAGEGTDVSGGRIKTKGEIFRISAVGEVERNYNSKKTSDVMKGPKIVRRITGIFDLTNNLMLYYRED, via the coding sequence ATGAATTCAGGTCTTGGTCTAAAAGGCAGAAGATTCTCCAGAAGAAGAGGAGCAATTGTAATGCTCCTAGTCGGAGGCATTGGTGTAGCCGCTCTAACTACCACCTTGGATTTTGCAGAAAGATCCATGGCAGAATATAAAATTTCACAAGGAGAAATGTCTGGATTCAAGGCTTCTCTTTTAGCAAAGGCAGGATTCCAAGGAGCCTTGGCAGCACTTAGGAAAATTCCGGAAGAACAATTATACCAATCTGGAATAGGTTTGAACCCGCCTCCAGTTCCAATGGGAGGAGGATGGATCTATTATAAGATCCAGGGTGAAGACGGAAAAATTAATTTAAATTCTATCTTCAATGCAGATACAAAAGAACTGAATTTAAGAAACCAAGAAATGGCTCAAAGACTTCTGGAACGTTTGGGAATGAAAAGGGATCTTTTCAACCCGGTGATAGATTGGTTGGACGATGATAGCCAGGGAAATTTTGAAATTTCATATTATGAAAAACTGACTCCTCCCAGAAAGATCAAAAACGCATATATGTATTCTCTTTCAGAGCTAACCTCTGTGAAGGGATTCGATCCTAAATTAGTCTATGGCTCCCAAAAACCTCCTGACTATGAACAAAAGTATTCCAAAGATTTTATGTCCGACGAGGAAAAAAGTCTGATTGGAGAGTCTGATTTCGTTTTGGCAAATAATCTGACCGCGTTTGTGCCTTTCCAAAGGAACTATGACGATAGAATCAACTTGAACGCCGCACCGTACTTCGTTTTAATGTCTCTATCCGATTTTATGAACCGCCAATCCGTTCTTCAGATCATGAAAATGAAGATCAAAAAGGGCGGTTACCTGAAAGAAATTAAGGATCTGGAAACCATCCCAGAATTCCAGGTACCTTCCGTAGGCGGGCTTTCTCTTTACAAAGAATTAGCGGGAGAAGGAACCGATGTCTCCGGTGGAAGGATCAAAACAAAGGGCGAAATATTTCGGATCAGCGCCGTCGGGGAAGTAGAAAGAAACTATAATAGTAAAAAAACTTCCGATGTTATGAAAGGACCTAAGATTGTTCGTAGGATCACCGGAATTTTTGACCTGACCAATAACCTGATGCTATATTATAGAGAAGATTAA
- a CDS encoding type II secretion system protein GspJ, which translates to MRTSSQHSISLIYLRKRRRSGFTLIELTIVAALLGVLLGMVFGTYATILKVTRPTSGSDGVDREKAISVIENIRSTLTMAYYFQTEKNLVFVSRKSRKSEDGPRHPGESTKDHFIVFAAVHPNSEEVALPEVREVEYYLKQKDGTDYYKLMRREDEIVDRYPFVGGQEYELLDNVKSLSFKFSKTGKEWEEEWDSFQRKSIPRLIRIEIIANMGNKERRFETLAFPGILLK; encoded by the coding sequence ATGAGAACCTCTTCTCAACATTCAATTTCCCTTATATATCTTCGCAAAAGAAGAAGGTCCGGATTTACACTCATAGAATTAACGATCGTAGCAGCATTACTTGGAGTTTTACTCGGAATGGTATTCGGGACTTATGCTACCATCTTAAAAGTAACTCGTCCTACTTCAGGCTCAGATGGTGTAGATAGAGAAAAAGCGATCTCAGTCATCGAAAATATTCGAAGTACTTTGACCATGGCTTACTATTTTCAAACAGAAAAAAATCTGGTCTTCGTAAGTAGAAAATCACGCAAATCAGAAGATGGACCGAGACATCCCGGAGAAAGTACTAAAGATCATTTTATAGTATTTGCAGCAGTCCATCCTAACTCGGAAGAAGTTGCACTTCCAGAAGTAAGAGAAGTAGAATATTACTTAAAACAAAAAGACGGCACTGATTATTATAAATTAATGAGAAGAGAAGATGAGATAGTAGATCGTTATCCATTCGTTGGAGGACAAGAATACGAGCTATTAGATAACGTAAAATCTCTCTCTTTTAAATTTTCCAAAACAGGAAAAGAATGGGAAGAAGAATGGGATTCCTTCCAAAGGAAAAGTATTCCTCGTCTTATCCGAATAGAGATCATCGCAAATATGGGAAACAAGGAAAGACGTTTTGAAACTCTTGCATTCCCAGGGATTCTTCTGAAATGA
- a CDS encoding prepilin-type cleavage/methylation domain-containing protein: MVRVSFKRKNPLKKRQGFTILEMTLAFALAAGWLLYVLMVVSEGIRLKKVAALQMEATHLAKIKMAQIDSATILQADTSSGDIPGYQDWRFTTIIKEENLDLLKMAGKESGKKPEDLLGGTNSSMNQLIAKRTGNNQGSATGGLIAVFHIYVTIEYPTGGRDNQGIPVKEQYTIETYKARMN; encoded by the coding sequence ATGGTACGAGTAAGTTTTAAAAGAAAAAACCCTCTTAAAAAGAGACAGGGTTTTACTATTTTGGAAATGACCTTGGCTTTCGCACTCGCCGCAGGTTGGCTTCTCTATGTACTCATGGTGGTTTCAGAAGGAATACGACTCAAAAAAGTTGCAGCACTCCAAATGGAAGCTACTCATTTAGCAAAAATTAAAATGGCTCAGATAGACTCTGCCACTATTCTGCAAGCAGATACTAGTTCCGGGGATATCCCAGGTTACCAAGACTGGAGATTTACTACAATCATCAAAGAAGAGAATTTGGATCTTCTTAAAATGGCAGGAAAAGAAAGCGGTAAAAAACCTGAAGATTTGCTTGGAGGAACGAACTCCAGTATGAATCAACTCATTGCAAAAAGAACCGGTAATAACCAAGGTTCTGCAACGGGCGGACTTATCGCAGTATTTCACATTTATGTAACTATAGAATATCCAACGGGCGGAAGAGATAACCAAGGAATTCCAGTAAAGGAACAATACACTATAGAGACCTATAAGGCAAGGATGAATTAA
- a CDS encoding type II secretion system protein, translating into MSPRAKGRIRSGFTLIELGVAVFLIGVMFALVLPSLASLFTPGAQEEAMLLHDVVNFCFRRAKINQRTVYLQLNVDTETYTVIDMERDETGLKEVPVFKDRELPSSSSIIDVMDGRGYRYNTGKIRIPFSPMAVAEDFYIHLGPDPEIKRTLIIKRYGGKSDIEDGEVTVSKEQLEEYKRSEQYGTSKF; encoded by the coding sequence ATGAGCCCGAGAGCGAAAGGCCGGATCCGTTCTGGCTTCACATTGATCGAATTGGGAGTCGCAGTATTCCTGATTGGAGTGATGTTCGCTCTTGTGCTTCCTTCCTTAGCTAGTTTATTCACACCAGGCGCCCAAGAAGAAGCAATGTTATTACATGACGTTGTGAACTTCTGTTTCAGAAGGGCAAAGATCAATCAAAGAACAGTCTATCTTCAGCTAAACGTAGATACTGAAACTTATACAGTCATAGATATGGAAAGAGACGAGACTGGTCTAAAGGAAGTTCCAGTATTCAAAGACAGGGAACTTCCGAGCTCTTCTTCCATTATAGATGTGATGGACGGAAGAGGTTATAGATATAATACAGGAAAGATCCGAATTCCGTTTTCTCCGATGGCTGTGGCCGAAGATTTTTATATTCACTTAGGTCCAGATCCTGAAATTAAAAGAACACTAATTATCAAACGTTATGGTGGAAAATCTGATATAGAAGACGGGGAAGTGACCGTTTCCAAGGAACAATTGGAAGAATACAAACGTAGCGAGCAATATGGTACGAGTAAGTTTTAA
- the gspG gene encoding type II secretion system major pseudopilin GspG yields the protein MKTGNKRRKGFTLIELAIVVAILGALMAIILVNVDFGTVTNETAKMKIKKDRQELRMHLERYASKFGTYPSEEQGLDALVEKPTTGDIPETWTPMMNSKDAINDPWKNPYKLRYDGAGEIQIITFGQDKVEGGEGLNSDFDITKEEQYPAQFTSAGTKK from the coding sequence TTGAAAACGGGAAACAAACGGAGAAAAGGATTCACTCTTATAGAATTAGCGATCGTCGTTGCTATTTTGGGAGCGCTTATGGCGATCATCCTTGTTAACGTAGATTTCGGAACTGTAACCAACGAAACTGCGAAGATGAAGATCAAAAAAGACAGACAGGAACTTAGAATGCATTTGGAAAGATATGCTTCTAAATTTGGAACTTATCCTAGTGAAGAGCAAGGCTTAGACGCATTAGTAGAAAAACCAACTACTGGAGATATCCCTGAGACCTGGACTCCAATGATGAATAGTAAAGATGCTATTAATGATCCTTGGAAAAATCCATACAAACTTAGATATGATGGCGCAGGCGAGATCCAGATCATCACTTTTGGTCAGGATAAAGTAGAAGGTGGAGAAGGTTTGAATTCAGACTTCGATATTACTAAAGAAGAACAGTATCCTGCCCAATTCACTTCTGCCGGCACTAAAAAGTAA
- a CDS encoding type II secretion system F family protein, protein MALYTYIAFNKKGKEEKGIIDAPNIQSARAKLKGKGLYVRQISEDAERKDRELFPFLAKLFYRVPKKIIGLFSRQLGTLLGAGIPLDKSLSSIIEQTDHEVFRKVVIAMQADITEGTSLSDSMRKHPDIFPNQYPSLVSVGERTGDYETALMRLAEMEEKNMQLKSKVTTALVYPGIIFCLLQIVIIFLLTTVVPQIEHLFIEFNATLPMITQIVIGSSRLLTGYWFLIFPLIASGVLGFFFYKSTPEGKEKWEKFVLNIPIIRTLNKKVLISNFARNLGILLTNRVPLIISLQIVEQIVDHTVFGQEIRNACDRIREGEKLSASFTGSEILPQLVLGMMSAGEVSDRVPEMLNKLAEIYDQEVDSSLKNATQAIEPLMLVFMGFAIGIIMAAIIVPMFSLTQNLQGI, encoded by the coding sequence ATGGCACTCTATACTTACATTGCATTTAACAAAAAAGGAAAGGAAGAGAAGGGGATTATAGATGCCCCTAATATCCAATCCGCAAGAGCAAAACTTAAAGGAAAAGGTTTATACGTTCGCCAGATTTCCGAAGACGCGGAAAGAAAGGACAGAGAACTTTTTCCATTCTTAGCTAAACTTTTTTATAGAGTTCCGAAAAAGATCATTGGTCTTTTTTCCAGACAACTTGGAACTCTTTTAGGCGCTGGAATTCCTTTAGATAAATCTCTTTCTAGTATCATTGAACAGACTGATCATGAAGTTTTTAGAAAAGTAGTGATCGCAATGCAGGCAGACATTACTGAAGGGACTTCCTTATCTGATTCGATGAGGAAGCATCCAGACATTTTTCCGAATCAGTATCCTTCTCTTGTTTCCGTAGGAGAAAGAACAGGTGATTATGAAACTGCACTCATGCGTTTAGCTGAGATGGAAGAAAAAAACATGCAGTTAAAAAGTAAGGTCACCACCGCACTTGTTTATCCTGGAATTATTTTTTGTCTTTTGCAGATCGTGATCATATTCCTACTTACAACAGTAGTTCCTCAGATTGAGCATCTATTCATAGAATTTAATGCTACACTTCCTATGATCACTCAGATCGTGATCGGAAGTTCCAGACTTCTGACAGGATATTGGTTCTTGATCTTCCCATTGATAGCTAGCGGAGTTTTGGGCTTCTTCTTTTATAAATCCACTCCGGAAGGTAAGGAAAAATGGGAAAAGTTCGTTTTGAATATTCCAATCATTCGAACTCTCAATAAAAAAGTACTTATATCCAATTTTGCAAGGAACCTAGGAATACTTCTCACAAATAGAGTACCTCTGATTATTTCTCTCCAAATTGTAGAACAGATCGTAGATCATACAGTTTTTGGACAAGAAATCAGAAATGCATGCGATAGAATTCGAGAAGGAGAGAAACTTTCTGCATCATTCACTGGGTCAGAGATATTGCCCCAACTCGTCTTAGGTATGATGTCTGCCGGAGAAGTTTCGGATAGGGTTCCTGAGATGTTGAACAAACTAGCAGAAATCTACGACCAAGAAGTGGATTCATCTCTTAAAAATGCGACCCAGGCAATCGAGCCGTTAATGCTCGTTTTTATGGGTTTTGCGATTGGTATCATTATGGCGGCGATCATCGTTCCGATGTTCAGCTTGACCCAAAACTTACAAGGTATATAA
- the gspE gene encoding type II secretion system ATPase GspE, with the protein MKTLGDILVEDGVISSKDLEDSLKLQKKNHLPLGHILQKKGIAGEVDVLKAMARLYKMEFREKLDFKGMEEVYDRIPLKLIQKSKIVPFELNKKNVKIAVSDPTDLHPMDDVRSALKEFKIEFILAPEPEVMRLIHSQFDNTSAAAKDMLNEMEGSFSELAEGFDNETIDLSDDAPIIKMVNVILSQAVNERASDIHVEPYEKSLVVRYRIDGILHNVLTPPKSYHAGITSRIKIMSNLNIAENRLPQDGRIKLRLAGKDVDIRVSTIPCQFGERIVMRLLNKTDQKYSLETMGFYPDLVKTLRTLIYEPHGIILVTGPTGSGKSTTLYSALTELNTEERNIITCEDPVEYQIDGVSQMQMQEKIGLTFATGLRAILRQDPDVIMVGEIRDEETARIAIQASLTGHLVFSTLHTNDAASAATRLVDMGIEPYLITSTVLGFMAQRLVRTICKECKISYKPTPQELESLGISKKDLKGGVLYKGKGCSHCMNTGFKGRTGVYELLIISTPIKNAILAGSDTNTINDIALENGFATMRDYGIRKVLDGITTPDEVLRVT; encoded by the coding sequence GTGAAAACTCTAGGTGATATTCTCGTAGAAGACGGGGTCATATCCTCCAAGGATCTAGAAGACTCTCTCAAACTACAAAAAAAGAATCATTTACCCCTAGGACATATTCTTCAGAAAAAAGGGATCGCAGGAGAAGTAGACGTTCTCAAGGCGATGGCCCGCCTATACAAAATGGAATTCAGGGAAAAACTGGATTTCAAGGGAATGGAAGAAGTTTACGACCGTATCCCTCTTAAACTTATCCAAAAAAGTAAAATAGTCCCATTCGAACTTAATAAGAAGAACGTTAAAATTGCAGTGTCAGATCCAACGGATCTTCACCCGATGGACGACGTTCGTTCCGCATTAAAAGAATTTAAAATAGAATTTATACTCGCGCCCGAGCCTGAAGTAATGAGGCTCATCCATTCCCAGTTCGACAATACTTCCGCCGCAGCGAAAGATATGTTGAATGAAATGGAAGGTAGTTTTTCGGAACTTGCAGAAGGTTTCGATAATGAAACAATAGATCTCTCTGACGACGCTCCAATCATCAAAATGGTGAACGTGATCCTTTCTCAGGCAGTAAATGAAAGAGCTTCGGATATTCACGTAGAACCATACGAAAAAAGCCTAGTGGTCCGATACAGGATAGATGGTATTCTTCATAATGTATTAACTCCTCCTAAGTCTTATCATGCGGGAATTACTTCTCGTATTAAGATCATGTCCAATCTGAACATCGCAGAGAACAGATTACCTCAAGACGGTAGGATCAAACTCAGGCTTGCAGGAAAGGATGTGGATATCCGGGTTTCTACAATTCCTTGTCAGTTCGGAGAACGTATCGTTATGCGTCTCTTGAATAAAACCGACCAGAAATATTCTTTGGAAACAATGGGGTTCTATCCTGATCTTGTTAAAACACTTAGAACTCTTATCTATGAACCTCATGGTATCATCTTAGTAACTGGTCCTACTGGATCCGGTAAATCCACCACATTATATTCTGCTCTCACAGAATTGAATACGGAAGAAAGAAATATCATCACCTGTGAAGACCCAGTGGAATACCAGATAGATGGTGTTTCTCAAATGCAAATGCAGGAGAAGATCGGGCTCACATTTGCTACCGGCCTACGTGCTATTCTTCGTCAAGACCCGGACGTGATCATGGTGGGGGAGATCCGGGATGAGGAAACAGCAAGGATCGCGATCCAAGCTTCCTTAACGGGTCACTTAGTGTTCTCCACTTTGCACACGAATGATGCCGCTTCCGCTGCCACAAGACTTGTGGATATGGGAATTGAACCTTATCTTATCACTTCTACGGTGTTAGGATTTATGGCCCAACGACTTGTAAGAACTATATGCAAAGAATGTAAAATTTCTTATAAACCTACACCTCAGGAATTAGAGTCCTTAGGTATTTCCAAAAAAGATCTAAAAGGAGGAGTTTTATACAAAGGAAAAGGATGTTCTCATTGTATGAACACTGGGTTTAAAGGAAGAACAGGAGTTTATGAACTTCTGATCATAAGTACTCCGATCAAAAATGCAATACTTGCAGGGTCGGATACAAATACGATCAATGATATCGCCTTAGAAAATGGATTTGCCACAATGAGAGATTACGGTATCCGAAAAGTATTGGATGGAATCACCACCCCGGACGAAGTTCTAAGGGTTACTTAA
- the gspD gene encoding type II secretion system secretin GspD — translation MRKTDLRSRYLRNATFAFLLLLSVNEGLLSQAFKKGSKRSTTPTAEDTKEKTFYANWRDTELNDFLKGMSAILKKNILLDESLKGKKITIISQKEIPIKNAFPFMKAVLESMGFAIVEEVDLITIVKLKDALARSPYVRVGKEPIPETEALDNRIITQIIPVENVKPEELEPILKRLTSPNTDIIVYRNTNTIVLSGSTADINKLLTLVNELDVRPDESTPGAVSSAGDVHIYTLEFNEAEKIAATLIKLDNPVVGDQPIPSGQPGAPPPPAPKVEKIKAVAHKESNSVIVTATEAEWNEIRKIIRVLDSARKQVLLEVLIVELSSTDTNDFGIDWRFQGQGPYSQFNSGLAKEGNIINSSGRINPNLNTLSGFSLGFVQAGAQQILGILSANQGNENFNVLSAPQVLTLDNQEAEINVGQDVPVRTQSRNAGLGGANAVTVDNYEYRPTGIKLKFTPHVNKNNRITLDLLQEIKNIASIALAGGNPTFNRREVKTTITIDNRQTIVIGGLISNDKQKRLIKIPLLGDIPYLGWIFRRTTEQLKKTNLMVFITPHILDNRELADKMTVKKKLQQERYEIERERVLNKEATIKERGE, via the coding sequence ATGCGCAAAACAGATTTACGATCCAGATATTTGAGAAACGCAACATTTGCGTTTTTACTTCTTCTTTCGGTGAACGAAGGGTTACTCTCCCAGGCTTTCAAAAAGGGAAGTAAAAGAAGTACGACCCCAACTGCAGAAGATACAAAGGAAAAAACCTTTTATGCTAACTGGAGAGATACAGAACTTAATGATTTTCTAAAAGGGATGAGCGCGATCCTAAAGAAAAATATTCTTTTGGATGAAAGTTTAAAAGGTAAGAAGATCACAATCATCTCCCAAAAAGAGATTCCGATCAAAAACGCATTTCCATTCATGAAGGCTGTTTTGGAATCCATGGGATTCGCGATCGTAGAAGAAGTAGATCTGATCACTATCGTTAAACTAAAGGATGCACTTGCTAGATCTCCTTATGTGAGAGTAGGTAAGGAACCTATCCCTGAAACGGAAGCTTTAGATAATCGTATTATCACACAGATCATTCCGGTAGAAAACGTAAAACCGGAAGAATTAGAGCCTATCTTAAAAAGATTAACTTCTCCAAATACAGATATTATCGTTTATAGAAACACGAATACAATCGTACTTTCTGGTTCTACTGCAGACATTAATAAACTTCTCACTTTAGTAAATGAATTAGATGTAAGACCGGATGAATCCACACCTGGAGCAGTATCTTCTGCGGGTGATGTTCATATTTATACTTTAGAATTTAATGAAGCGGAGAAGATCGCGGCTACTCTCATCAAATTGGATAATCCAGTTGTTGGAGACCAGCCTATTCCAAGTGGGCAACCTGGTGCACCGCCTCCTCCTGCTCCTAAAGTAGAAAAGATCAAGGCAGTTGCACATAAAGAATCCAACTCTGTGATCGTAACTGCAACTGAAGCAGAATGGAATGAGATCCGTAAGATCATCAGAGTTTTAGATTCTGCAAGAAAGCAAGTTTTGTTAGAAGTATTGATCGTGGAACTTTCTTCTACTGATACAAATGATTTTGGTATTGATTGGAGATTCCAAGGCCAAGGTCCTTATAGCCAGTTCAACTCAGGACTTGCAAAAGAAGGAAATATCATCAACTCAAGCGGTAGGATCAATCCGAACTTGAATACTTTATCTGGATTCTCTCTTGGATTCGTTCAAGCTGGTGCTCAACAGATCTTAGGGATCTTGAGTGCAAACCAAGGAAATGAGAACTTCAACGTATTATCTGCTCCACAAGTTCTCACCTTGGATAACCAGGAAGCAGAGATCAACGTAGGACAGGACGTTCCAGTTAGGACCCAAAGCCGTAACGCTGGTCTTGGTGGCGCTAACGCAGTAACAGTGGATAACTATGAGTATCGTCCGACTGGTATTAAATTAAAATTCACTCCTCACGTGAATAAGAATAACCGGATCACTTTAGATCTTTTACAAGAGATCAAAAACATTGCCTCCATCGCACTTGCGGGAGGAAACCCGACCTTCAACAGAAGGGAAGTGAAAACTACTATCACTATTGATAATAGACAAACGATTGTGATCGGGGGTTTGATCTCCAACGATAAACAAAAACGTCTGATCAAGATTCCTCTACTCGGAGATATTCCTTATCTGGGTTGGATCTTCCGTAGAACTACTGAGCAGTTAAAAAAGACCAATTTGATGGTATTTATCACTCCACATATCTTGGATAATCGTGAACTTGCTGATAAGATGACTGTTAAGAAGAAGTTACAGCAAGAAAGATACGAAATCGAAAGGGAAAGGGTCCTTAACAAGGAAGCCACCATCAAGGAACGCGGAGAATAA